TAGAGCCGTCGACACCTTGGATATTTGATGTCCATGGTGCAAGTTCTGGCTTACATGCAAGTGCATCGTACTTCCCTTTAGACAGTAGGGTCACTGTGGAACCAGAATCAACCAGAAATTTCACCTCCATGTTGTCTATTTTTCCAGTAACATAGAAACCATTGTCCAACTTAGGGATAGATTTGCCAACTTGTCCTATCCTAGGAATGTCTTTGTTACTGAGCCTTTGTTCCCCTGTCAAGATCCGGCCCTCTATCTTGACAGACTGAAGTTTCCCTGCCCCTTAGAGTTTCCCTGCCTGTGACTTTGTTGTGGAATCTGAGTCCCAGAGTTAGAGTTTGGGGCCACCTGAGGCATTGTCGGTGCTCTTGGCATTTGAGCATACGTTAGCTGAGATTGCTTGAAGCTCTGGCACATCTGATTATAGAGGGGACAGTTCTTGAGCAGATGCCCATTTTCATTGCAGACAAGGCAACGTCGTGCTGGCCTCTGGGACTGAGGATTGTAATTTCTAACCTCGGGCATAGGTACAGTACGCCGTTCTCTATTGGACTCATACCCCTTGTTTTCAAGCCTTGATATACTTGAGGCGATGTCCTTGAGATACTTCTCAAGAACAAGTGGTTGACCTTTATCATCTGGTAATTCAGTAGATGGTGGACTAACATAGCGTACAGATGACCTCTTTTTGTCCCTAGAATCATCCATTAAAGCCTCATATCGTTCAATAACATCAACAGCTTCAGAGACAGAGCGACAATCACGATCCATACATCTACATTTCATTTCTAGGGGTATTGCTTTGTACAGCTGATTTAGGGCTAGAGCCTCTTGAGCTCTAGCGTCAAGGTTAGAGTAGGCTCGCTGTGCCATCTGTCTCAGATCATCACCCAAAGTAGCAATGGTTTCATTGGGTCGTCTTTGCCTCATCTCTAGCCGTGAGAGCCAACGACTTTGTTGACGTGAACTGCCGAATCTATCACCAATTTTTCGGACAAGGTAAGTGTAATTACGCCTCTCATCTGGCGACAGACCTATGTAGAAGGTACGTGCTGAACCTCTTAAACTAGCTGCAAGTGCCAAAACCTTGTCCTGATCATCCCATCTGCCAAGTTCAGCACATGCCTCAAAGTGACACAAGTATTCTTCCCAATCACCGTTGCCATCATATGAGTCTGGATGGAAATTAAGACCAGCCTTGGGTTTAAAATGTTGCCTGTTTGCTTTAGTTATAGGTCTTAGCCCTGTTTGGTTTGGGGTGGGGAAGAGTGAGTAATCATCAGTATCCTGGGCATGGGGTAACCCAGTTGAGCCTGGCATCAGTCCTTCTACTGGAGGAGCAAATGTTCGCCCATGGCTATGAACATACGTAGCACCATCAGCTGTTGTACAGTTATTTTTAGGACCTTTCCTTGGAGAAGAATTGGGGCACCCATGAAGTACATCACCCTCAGAGTGGCTATGTTGCACCAATGGATGTGGAGTTCCTGGCCTTATTGGTAGCCTATCATCAGAGACAGATCTAATACTTGAGCCACAGCTTACCCTAGACGCTTGAGACATCTGATCATCATCTGGATCGCCACGAGGGGAATTCCTTGCGACatctaaagttttgaaaaagacATCTGGGTCTGGGGACTCAGCCATTGTTTCCAGAATCTACCAACCCAAAAAGGATTCGGACCACTGGATACTAATTATGAAAATCAgtatcccacttctgacaccaAAATTGTAACACCCTTGGGGTGCACGTTGAAAGACAAATAACACAAGGAGATGATGAAGCAGAGTAGGAGAGTTTGCaatgatgcatgcaaactttctgtttaattttgttataacggcaacaatgccaatgcaactttggctaacaaagtgataaaataaatgatgccaataaatatagtcgggtctgataagacactagtttgcctatagattggcttaatgacaaggctcagtctccaaggaaaataatggttattatgctacatatattttgactcaaattgtatcttgcagaaatgataCTCTGTATATAATGTTACCAACtgattgcaaatttgacttaaaatatatacctagtgatagtcaggataataaatgcaagttggtagggatgccaggtgaaggtcagttcaaatgacttctacaatcggaatcttaaccttagaacaagtaatgaatggatgaggatcgagtgaatgtgtcagttgtgagtaattgtagttgtccttgggccttgaccagtgatcgtatttataggcatcatcaggaggtcatgtgacctttctcagccaatcagaacacaggtttgatggctttcctacacaaagcactgcataggcagtattgtttctaacacaagtaagtgatcactaattgtcctgttgttgtcctgtttgtccgaaattgattaggacacagtagaaataattaggacatcaagacaatttgttataattaaacggacaatatctttctgtcaacgtagcgtcagcggccgccatcttggttggtggtcagctcaaatgacaggtgaaatgtacaaaatattcagtttctttatcatttggtgttgtcctcatgtgataaaaagtgtccgaaaagattaaacacaatggacatcagtgttttgtggtgacatttgatataacaaAAATAAGGGCAACGATATAGTTACACCAAGTGACTAGGACGACATTTTGACAGACGTCAAATGCATGCTACGTCTATTGACAACTTGGTGTCAATGTAACGTAAATGTGCCCTGTTTCCAGGAATTTATGTTGTCCTACGTGTCCTTTAATAATTCGGACACTAACGAGATTGCTAAGATATTTGGTAAAAGCAAAACGGAGAAAACGGacaacagaatgtcaaacagtgccatgaatgattgtcggctagaaatgtcaaaacatggaatgactgtcatgtttgaggtacaaatgtaggaaatacaggagattatatgttgtcctctctgtcttaaaacaatgcatttctatcacagattccaggaaaataccagataatgattatgtggcttttgatataaaaacggacattcagtttataaaccgtcactcaacctaacgtaaaacgttgacaggtcaccgtaacctgagaaatgtcaaattgatcaaattcattattcacagcaatcaagcgtaatttatatcagtatccatcatggaaaacacttaaaaacacttctgaacaaggaagttatcagaaaatcgccattaaccagtgtaataggtcattgtttacatgggtcaccGGTCAGACTTACtttctataaataaccagggagcaggagtgcacacaagaaatagtccctgacaaacattgttgctatcatccacaatgcacaatgattCCAGACATAGATTAAAATACCAGTtagatacactaaatacataagcctgtacaataactgtgaaggatgaaacaccagtagtaaaatcctgcatgaatataaatagcgtagtaacacgcagtggtaattaggtcatgcctgacaagtgctgctaccgggaacgttcagtgctagataaaacatagatgtcaacagtAGACATGCCCCCTTAAagtgacacaagtaagtgaacttcagaaccaggtaactgtctatgatgttgccatcttattatttactttaaggttaaaaaaatgtgaatggacatttgcaggtagatcatgatatagcgaaaataggtgacatgcgtgatggacaatgttaacattatgttttggatacttttactgtatttacttagATTCCATTACAATATTCCAGGATCCAGGAATGTTTCAGCAGCTGCTCTTTCAAGACCAGGCAGATCATTGCCGGAGTTGACGTTACATCTGGATGTCTACCTACTGGTTTGTTGCAATCATGGTCGTCTGTTGATTGACCTGTTTTCAACCGATTCAACTGTCAGATCCTCCTGTATGTGTCCCCCATTCCAGACCAAGAGGCTTGGGCAGTCGGCACCATGTCCTTGTGGGAGGGTCTGGATGCGTACACCTTTCCACCACCAGTTCTGCCAGTGGTCATAGCCACTAACAAGCAGACAGAGGAGAGATTCCTCTGCTTTCGGTCATGCCTTGGTGTCCAGCCAGGACATGGTTTCTAGACCTGTGCCGCCTCGCCAACAGATATCTGCAACAGTTACCAGAGTGGCCTCACTTGTTCTTGCATCCTTTGGTCACCAACTGCAGCCTGATCTGGCGAGGTTTTGACTtaatggttggagcatttgcaGAAAGCAAAAAAGGGCAAGGAGTTTCCACGCGAAAGTTATCGTTCGTGCTCATTGGGTTTCCACAAGATCTCTTTATAACGATAAATCTAAATCTTTTGAGAAGTTTTCTGCTTAGAAGTCTGAGGACCTGTTGACAGCTTCTGATCAGTTCATCACAGAGTTCTTTCTTGTCCTGAGGAAGTCCCAGTGTCTCAGAGACAGCACTGTAGGGACTTATTTGTCAGCGTTCAAGTGGTCAAGTGCGACAAACAGATATCCAAGCTTATTGCCATATTTGAAGCCTTCAAGCTGGAGGATCAGAAGATCAAGTTTCATCCTTCCTTTTATGACATAATTTTTCTGCAGTGCTGTCACAAATGGATTGCATTATATGACTTGGACAAAATGATGTCTTGAGTGAGGTTTCTTTGTATGGTGGGTCTTTCATCAGTTATTTTTTGTTCCTTACAATGATGACATGAAAAGCAAAGAATATTCTAGTTTAATTTATAGATGAATGGTGCGGCCCCTGACAAAGACTTGGgttgaaccttttcgagataaaaagttcaaaatgtgcgaatgtgcactttcgcgatttggtcagtctgaaaggttacctgacgcgacctccctcaaggttttgttagactcagtagtggagtggaATGAAAAGTAtggaggataagtttacttagactgtcctgagagggtacgtaagtcccaaaacattcaatgtaaatttaagtctaccaaatgtttaattgtagtattcttgttattttaattttggctagcatttcgtacacttgccagcagctgaagggatggtgtaaatcaagctagggtccatgcaggtagcaaaggtactgtaagtccccatggtccctaatatggtgatctagctttagttgttggcgatctatagcctgtgttttataatgtattgtcttctttaattacaatgtgctagtttttcatgctagtcttatatttatatctgtgatattctagtatttttactgtccatcgtcgacaggtttttatagtatacaTGTGTTCCattttagtgttaaatgttctcgtcatgatatggctgaaatattgctgatgtgacgttaatcactcactcactcactcactctcactcactcactctcactcactcactcactctcactcactcactctcactcgctcactcactcactcactcactcactcactcactcactcactcactcactcactcgtgtgttGATTTTCATGATCTTCTCTCCTATCTTGTTAAGCCTGCTCATTAAGCCttaatctttgattatttcagtcAAGTGGACCAACTTTAATTCTTACCTGGATACCAAAtgcaacactgaaaaagaaCCCAAGGAGTATTGAAAACAGCCCCAACAAGTCAAAGGGCAATACACCCCGTGCCAGTCCAAGACGAACACCCAAACAAGAGTTTGCCAAACTTGACCATAGTTCTCAGCTCACCCCATCTCCCAGTGAGTCACAGTGTGACTCGAGCATTCTGGGAGGATCAGACATTTTCGAGCGTCTTGAGCGTTCCCTACCTCGTAGAAAGAAGCACAGTACAGACAACACAAGTTTAAGCTCTGAGATATCAGTTGGATCTCGAGATGACAGTATTGAGAGCTGGAACCCAAGTGAGGAGTTCACACGGGATGGTCATCGTCTCAGTACAAGCAACAAATCGCAAACAGATTCAGGCATTGGACCAGAAGAGATTATGACAAGTCAGGGTTATGTGCAGAATAATGAGAAGTCACTACCAATTGGAACAAAACCAAACAAGGTTGGAATTAATGTTAATGATCTCCATACCGAGAAAGGAAAGAGTAATATGGAACAAAGAAATCTCATGAATACCACTGTTAAGGAGGAAGAAATCTCTTCTCCTGATAGTGATGGACTTACATCAGAAGAACAACTGGCAGCCATGTTGAAACGAAATAAGCTTCATACAAAAGCCAGAGAGAGAACAGACTCCAATAAATCAGTCAGTATTGAAATGGATGGGGATAAGTTGGTTGTTGTTACAGAAGAAGTTGGTGATGATGCATTTGTTGATAAGAATACTGATCTTTCGGAAAGGAATCTCAACAAGAATGAGAGCAAGTTTGACACTAGCAGCTCCCCTTCCACTGATGTGGATTCTGCCAGTTTGAGTTCAGATTCCACTCATCCTTCCCCATCAGGGGCCCATTATGAAACCATGCTGTCTGAACTAAAAAAGGACCTTGAATCACAAAATGGTTTAAAATCTGGTGAATGTCCGACAACAGAATACCCCCCTAAAGAAATCCTGCAAGTTATGCCCACTGTTTGTAAAATTCCCAATGAACTTGACCTGAGTGGGTTTACTCACCCGCCACCAAATACCCCTATTCTTACTCCTGATATTTCTGTCACACGGTGTCGGAACACATCTTCCTCTTCCACAACGACTTCTGGGCCTGATTCACGACCTCCAAGTCCATACACGTCTGATGACTCCGCCCCCAACTCACCTGGTAAGGAGTACTCATCTTCCAGCTCCTCTGCCAGTGTGTCCCACAATCTCACCTTCCCAGAAAACTCAGTGGTGTATGCTAGTAATcggaaagaaaaaaaatcagccAAAGAACAAATCTGTGGAGTCTTCTCAGTTGATTTAGGTAAGTACAGATCTCTATTCATTTATTGTGGTGAAGACAATACATGTAACTAATAATCACCAATAATATGATGCAGCTCAAATTTATGGATTATATATTACCTGCATGAGTAGGGATAAGTCTGATGGTCAGTAATGAGTAATTACAGATCAAACAAGAAGGCAATTCATTCCCCTTTTTATGGCAAGTTATGCTGAATGCAAGTTGTACATCATTCATTGTACAGTGGAGTCATATCTCATTGGAAATGTATGTGATTGTAATGGAATGTGTTTTTTTCTCCATCATCAAACCATCACATGAAAATTCTTTTGACATATCCTTAACATGTGGGCTTGATCTCTATATGATACACATAAGGACATATACCATTAATACAAGTAGTCTCCAAGTATTCTTTGCTTGGACTTAGGATAACCAGTGCACGGTTAAATGGACCCATTTTTGGAGAACTGAGACAGGTAATATACTTTAACTTGATATATTATAGCAAGATGTATCAGGTAATGCATGATCAAAGAGTTGTTACTGCTTTGTAAGAATTAGTTGAAATGACTTGTCTCATTGTGGAACAGCATCTTTGTTTTGGACATTCACAATGTTACTGATTCTACTGAACTGTGTGTCGGACTGTGGCAAATCTATGCCACAGTATGGGACACAGATGTCAGAAGGAAGCACAATTTGTTGCATCATTAATTAATTGGTTATGTATGCTAGAGACCTTCAATTTGTGTTGCCCTGCTTTGTCAGTACCATTCCTGTGTTTGTTGGTTCTTCAAACTGGCAAATATAAGAGACCTATATGACTTCTGGTTTCCTTTTACAATatgctgtgatgtgactggaaCTCTGTTGAAGGCAGTGTTGAAGTTATATGCTTATTCGCTCACTCATGGGTAAGAATCCCAAGTTTGCTCTTGGATAAACTTGGTGAACATTTTAGTCCTGCATGACTTTGGGTTATCTCAAGCATTAGGATGTGTCTGGTGTGTGTGGTACAATGGTCAGTTGTTGTGTACAGGTCAGATGCGGTCTCTGCGGCTCTTCTACAGTGACAAGGAGTGTACCCGTGGCCAAGTGGTCATAGCCAGCAGAGAGAGCCAGTACAAGATCCTCCACTTCCATAACGGAGGCTTGGATAAGCTGGCTGAGATCTTTGAGGACTGGAGCTTGTTTGCCAAGGCTAAGGACAAGGTATCAAAGCGAAAAGTAAATACAAAGAGAAGTACAGCTACTGTATGTTGTGGCTGTGTTTGTAACAGTGTATTCACCATTGTCTAAGGGGAAAGTGTCATGTAACATGTGAACTTTCATGTTGCTTCTTACTGTATATCACAGTTAAAGGCGCATATGAACTTTTCAATCAGATGTTGTCTTGTACTTTATTGTATTTCTTCTGTGTGATTTTATTGCATATTATTTTTCATCTATATATtactaaagcatttgcttgtgcaaaagataaaatatttcttgtcttTAAAACTTACAATGGTAATGTCACTAATGATGTTATCTGTAGAATTGTCATGTGAAGGGAACTAGGACATGACTTTGAATCAGCATCATTT
The nucleotide sequence above comes from Haliotis asinina isolate JCU_RB_2024 chromosome 5, JCU_Hal_asi_v2, whole genome shotgun sequence. Encoded proteins:
- the LOC137283468 gene encoding TBC1 domain family member 16-like isoform X2; translated protein: MEIGTFPAMAFSNIFKKASSLLGIGGDTLKPPPLDGEIIYCKNNVCVHPPAPLSLDAEHYPGYLTLRAHEDKSSGPTLILTWIPNATLKKNPRSIENSPNKSKGNTPRASPRRTPKQEFAKLDHSSQLTPSPSESQCDSSILGGSDIFERLERSLPRRKKHSTDNTSLSSEISVGSRDDSIESWNPSEEFTRDGHRLSTSNKSQTDSGIGPEEIMTSQGYVQNNEKSLPIGTKPNKVGINVNDLHTEKGKSNMEQRNLMNTTVKEEEISSPDSDGLTSEEQLAAMLKRNKLHTKARERTDSNKSVSIEMDGDKLVVVTEEVGDDAFVDKNTDLSERNLNKNESKFDTSSSPSTDVDSASLSSDSTHPSPSGAHYETMLSELKKDLESQNGLKSGECPTTEYPPKEILQVMPTVCKIPNELDLSGFTHPPPNTPILTPDISVTRCRNTSSSSTTTSGPDSRPPSPYTSDDSAPNSPGKEYSSSSSSASVSHNLTFPENSVVYASNRKEKKSAKEQICGVFSVDLGQMRSLRLFYSDKECTRGQVVIASRESQYKILHFHNGGLDKLAEIFEDWSLFAKAKDKVKEGETPYRQFLIVKPQITDDQCHPEEGVYATVTEEIWRVHMNREGIIEDDYQLRKAIFFGGLDPLLRHEAWPYLLHYFPYDSSFDEREQIRNDKFIEYQNIRKMRESMTFEEQQQFWRTIQCTVEKDVVRTDRSHPYFRGDDNPNIEVLKNILLNYAVANPWMGYTQGMSDLLAPVLAEVQNEVDAYWCFVGLMQRTIFVSSPRDSDMDKQLNYFRELLRLMEFKFFSHLVKLGSDAMELLFCHRWILLCFKREFPESDALRIWEACWSHYQTDYFHLFLCVAIVSIYGDDVIEQNLPADEILLHFSSLAMHMNGDLVLRKARGLLHQYRKMRKIPCSLFGLCSRCSPGMWDSGHVPTVECVGHREGEECLYQSQPSTPVTPTH
- the LOC137283468 gene encoding TBC1 domain family member 16-like isoform X1; protein product: MEIGTFPAMAFSNIFKKASSLLGIGGDTLKPPPLDGEIIYCKNNVCVHPPAPLSLDAEHYPGYLTLRAHEDKSSGPTLILTWIPNATLKKNPRSIENSPNKSKGNTPRASPRRTPKQEFAKLDHSSQLTPSPSESQCDSSILGGSDIFERLERSLPRRKKHSTDNTSLSSEISVGSRDDSIESWNPSEEFTRDGHRLSTSNKSQTDSGIGPEEIMTSQGYVQNNEKSLPIGTKPNKVGINVNDLHTEKGKSNMEQRNLMNTTVKEEEISSPDSDGLTSEEQLAAMLKRNKLHTKARERTDSNKSVSIEMDGDKLVVVTEEVGDDAFVDKNTDLSERNLNKNESKFDTSSSPSTDVDSASLSSDSTHPSPSGAHYETMLSELKKDLESQNGLKSGECPTTEYPPKEILQVMPTVCKIPNELDLSGFTHPPPNTPILTPDISVTRCRNTSSSSTTTSGPDSRPPSPYTSDDSAPNSPGKEYSSSSSSASVSHNLTFPENSVVYASNRKEKKSAKEQICGVFSVDLGQMRSLRLFYSDKECTRGQVVIASRESQYKILHFHNGGLDKLAEIFEDWSLFAKAKDKVSKRKVKEGETPYRQFLIVKPQITDDQCHPEEGVYATVTEEIWRVHMNREGIIEDDYQLRKAIFFGGLDPLLRHEAWPYLLHYFPYDSSFDEREQIRNDKFIEYQNIRKMRESMTFEEQQQFWRTIQCTVEKDVVRTDRSHPYFRGDDNPNIEVLKNILLNYAVANPWMGYTQGMSDLLAPVLAEVQNEVDAYWCFVGLMQRTIFVSSPRDSDMDKQLNYFRELLRLMEFKFFSHLVKLGSDAMELLFCHRWILLCFKREFPESDALRIWEACWSHYQTDYFHLFLCVAIVSIYGDDVIEQNLPADEILLHFSSLAMHMNGDLVLRKARGLLHQYRKMRKIPCSLFGLCSRCSPGMWDSGHVPTVECVGHREGEECLYQSQPSTPVTPTH